One Faecalicatena sp. Marseille-Q4148 DNA window includes the following coding sequences:
- the argR gene encoding arginine repressor, with the protein MKVDRHVKIAELIGKYDIETQEELADRLNAEGFQVTQATVSRDIRDMKLMKVPTQEGRQKYSMMHVTTMELTEKYMRVLKDGYLSMDIAQNLIVVKTVSGMAMAVAAAIDEMKWKEVVGCIAGDNTIMIVTRDMDNALELMEKIRRVVEKN; encoded by the coding sequence ATGAAGGTAGATCGACATGTGAAAATCGCAGAGCTGATCGGGAAATATGATATCGAGACGCAGGAAGAACTGGCGGACCGGTTGAATGCGGAAGGATTTCAGGTAACGCAGGCAACGGTTTCCAGAGATATCAGAGATATGAAGCTGATGAAAGTTCCTACACAGGAGGGACGGCAGAAATATTCTATGATGCATGTGACAACGATGGAATTGACTGAGAAGTATATGCGTGTGCTGAAAGACGGATATCTTTCCATGGACATTGCTCAAAATCTGATTGTAGTCAAGACGGTATCCGGTATGGCTATGGCAGTGGCGGCAGCGATTGACGAGATGAAATGGAAAGAGGTTGTCGGCTGTATTGCAGGTGATAATACGATTATGATTGTCACAAGAGATATGGACAATGCACTGGAACTGATGGAAAAGATTCGAAGAGTCGTAGAGAAGAATTAG
- a CDS encoding NAD(+)/NADH kinase, which produces MDKYIIIANEKKDRDFVITEQTKQCIEQFGVVEHIYYTTESGKVSIGEIDPEVRCVFTIGGDGTLIQAARSLIGTNVPILGINRGTLGYLTEVDVKNLEEAIAQVSRNEFTTEERMMICGKLPDRQEDVALNDIVVTRHGSVKIIHYRVYVNGEFLNSFQADGMIVSTPTGSTAYNLSAGGPIVEPTAALFVITPICSHALNTRSIVLSASDRIEIEIGEGRGYGEELAEVAFDGADIAYLRTGERIVIRQADVTAKLMKLSKESFLETLREKMKGN; this is translated from the coding sequence ATGGATAAATATATCATTATCGCAAATGAAAAAAAGGACCGTGATTTCGTGATCACGGAGCAGACGAAACAGTGTATTGAACAGTTTGGCGTTGTAGAACATATTTATTACACGACAGAATCCGGTAAAGTCAGCATTGGAGAGATTGATCCGGAAGTGCGCTGTGTATTTACAATCGGTGGAGATGGCACATTGATTCAGGCGGCGAGAAGTCTGATCGGAACAAATGTACCGATTCTTGGCATTAATCGCGGAACCTTAGGGTATCTTACGGAAGTAGATGTAAAGAATCTGGAAGAGGCAATTGCCCAGGTATCGCGAAACGAGTTTACAACAGAAGAACGAATGATGATTTGCGGGAAACTGCCCGACCGGCAGGAAGATGTGGCGTTGAATGACATTGTTGTTACGCGGCATGGATCTGTTAAGATTATTCATTACAGAGTTTATGTGAACGGAGAATTTTTAAATTCCTTTCAGGCAGACGGAATGATCGTATCAACACCTACCGGTTCTACCGCATATAATCTGTCTGCGGGAGGACCGATCGTGGAACCGACAGCAGCGCTCTTTGTCATTACGCCAATCTGTTCTCATGCTCTGAATACGAGAAGTATTGTGTTGTCAGCCAGTGACCGGATCGAGATAGAGATTGGGGAAGGACGAGGCTACGGAGAAGAACTGGCGGAAGTTGCTTTCGATGGAGCGGACATTGCATACTTGAGAACCGGAGAGCGAATTGTGATTCGTCAGGCAGATGTGACAGCAAAATTAATGAAGTTAAGCAAAGAGAGCTTTTTGGAAACATTACGAGAGAAAATGAAAGGAAATTAG
- a CDS encoding TlyA family RNA methyltransferase — protein MKERLDVLLVKKGLAESREKAKAVIMSGNVFVDGQREDKAGTTFPETVTIEVKGHALPYVSRGGLKLEKAMKQFDVTMQDKVCTDVGASTGGFTDCMLQNGAKKVFAIDVGRGQLAWKLRQDERVVCMEKTNIRYVTPEDLGEAIDFSSIDVSFISLTKVLEPIRNYLKENGEIVALIKPQFEAGREKVGKKGVVREKSTHHEVIRMIVSYAESIGLSVLDIEYSPIKGPEGNIEYLIHLKKDGKGSIAENVLEKTEDIVEQAFEALAK, from the coding sequence ATGAAAGAAAGATTAGATGTATTACTTGTAAAAAAAGGTCTGGCAGAATCCAGAGAGAAAGCAAAAGCAGTCATCATGTCCGGGAATGTATTCGTGGATGGTCAGCGGGAAGATAAAGCCGGAACAACATTTCCGGAGACAGTGACAATTGAAGTAAAGGGGCATGCACTTCCATATGTCAGCCGGGGCGGTCTGAAACTGGAAAAAGCAATGAAACAGTTTGATGTAACGATGCAGGATAAAGTCTGCACAGATGTTGGAGCATCTACAGGTGGTTTTACAGATTGTATGCTGCAGAACGGAGCAAAAAAAGTGTTTGCTATTGATGTAGGACGAGGACAGCTTGCATGGAAGCTTAGACAGGATGAGCGTGTCGTGTGTATGGAAAAGACGAATATCCGTTATGTGACACCGGAAGACCTGGGAGAAGCAATTGACTTTTCATCGATTGATGTCTCTTTTATTTCGTTGACAAAGGTATTAGAACCGATTCGGAATTATCTGAAAGAAAACGGAGAGATTGTAGCTTTGATCAAGCCTCAGTTTGAAGCGGGACGGGAAAAGGTTGGCAAGAAAGGTGTTGTGCGGGAGAAGAGTACACATCACGAAGTCATCCGCATGATTGTTTCCTACGCAGAGTCGATCGGGCTTTCGGTGCTTGATATTGAGTATTCTCCGATCAAAGGACCAGAGGGAAATATTGAATATTTGATTCATTTGAAGAAGGATGGAAAGGGAAGCATTGCGGAAAATGTTTTAGAAAAGACGGAAGACATTGTGGAGCAGGCATTTGAAGCATTGGCCAAATAA
- the dxs gene encoding 1-deoxy-D-xylulose-5-phosphate synthase, whose translation MVLERIQKANDIKRIAPEDLDLLADEIREFLIEKISRTGGHLASNLGVVELTMALHLAFRLPNDKMIWDVGHQSYTHKILTGRKAGFDELRTYGGMSGFPKRKESSCDAFDTGHSSTSISAGIGYVKARELLGQKHSVISIIGDGSLTGGMAYEALNNASQLKSNFIIVLNDNRMSISENVGGMSRYLNSLRTAGAYTELKRQIEQALHKFPGAGDRVMNQLRKTKSSIKQLFVPGMFFEDMGITYLGPVDGHNVKELYRVFYEAKKINHAVLVHVITKKGMGYLPAEEHPEKFHGTGPFEIVTGKTLGDKKEESYTDIFSRTICELGREKKDLAVITAAMADGTGLSAFQKAFPDRFFDVGIAEQHAVTFAAGLAAGGIHPVFAVYSSFLQRGYDQMIHDVCLQNLPVTFAIDRAGLVGSDGETHQGVFDLSYLSHIPNMTVMAPKNGSELTEMIRYAVNYPGPMAVRYPRGTAYGGYAEYHEPIAYGKSEMITEEKGIAVIAVGHMFEVAAEVRKQLKGLRYDCTLVNARFVKPMDTEMLRKLVKTHHLIAVIEENVRIGGFGEQVQSFFKEENLETEVHGFAIPDEYVEHGNVSVLRKEVGLCADTIVEQIVEADRKQRERS comes from the coding sequence ATGGTACTGGAACGTATTCAGAAAGCGAATGATATTAAACGAATCGCTCCAGAAGATCTGGATCTTCTGGCAGATGAAATAAGAGAATTTTTGATTGAGAAGATCAGCCGGACAGGTGGTCATCTTGCTTCGAATCTTGGGGTTGTGGAGCTGACGATGGCGCTTCATCTGGCTTTTCGACTTCCAAACGATAAAATGATATGGGATGTGGGACATCAGTCTTATACACATAAGATTCTGACGGGGCGCAAAGCAGGATTTGACGAATTGCGTACTTATGGAGGAATGAGCGGCTTTCCAAAACGAAAAGAAAGCTCTTGCGATGCATTTGATACGGGGCACAGCTCAACTTCAATTTCTGCGGGAATCGGTTATGTGAAGGCGCGGGAACTGTTGGGACAGAAGCATTCGGTAATTTCGATTATCGGAGATGGTTCCCTGACTGGTGGAATGGCATATGAGGCATTGAATAATGCCTCGCAGTTAAAGAGCAATTTTATCATTGTACTCAATGATAACCGTATGTCCATTTCTGAAAATGTGGGAGGAATGTCACGGTATCTGAACAGTCTTAGAACAGCCGGCGCTTATACGGAATTGAAACGCCAGATTGAACAGGCGCTTCATAAATTTCCGGGAGCAGGGGATCGGGTGATGAACCAGCTGAGAAAGACGAAGAGCAGCATCAAACAGTTGTTTGTGCCGGGAATGTTTTTTGAGGATATGGGAATTACCTATCTCGGACCGGTGGATGGACATAATGTAAAAGAACTTTACAGAGTATTCTATGAGGCAAAGAAAATCAATCATGCCGTACTTGTACATGTTATTACGAAGAAAGGAATGGGATATCTTCCGGCAGAAGAGCATCCGGAAAAATTCCACGGGACAGGTCCGTTTGAAATTGTAACAGGAAAAACATTGGGTGATAAAAAGGAAGAAAGCTATACAGATATTTTTTCCAGAACAATCTGTGAACTGGGACGGGAAAAGAAAGATCTGGCAGTGATTACAGCTGCTATGGCAGATGGAACAGGTCTGTCGGCATTTCAGAAGGCGTTTCCGGATCGGTTTTTTGATGTGGGAATTGCAGAACAGCACGCAGTAACATTTGCAGCAGGACTTGCGGCGGGAGGAATTCATCCCGTGTTTGCAGTATATTCTTCTTTTTTGCAGCGCGGATATGACCAGATGATCCATGACGTATGTCTGCAGAATCTTCCGGTAACTTTCGCGATAGACCGTGCAGGTCTTGTCGGAAGTGATGGAGAGACGCATCAGGGAGTATTTGATCTGTCTTATCTCTCCCACATTCCGAATATGACTGTGATGGCGCCGAAAAACGGATCAGAACTTACAGAAATGATCCGATATGCAGTCAATTATCCGGGACCAATGGCGGTGCGTTATCCACGCGGCACGGCATATGGAGGATATGCGGAATATCATGAGCCGATTGCATATGGCAAAAGTGAAATGATTACAGAAGAAAAAGGAATTGCGGTGATTGCAGTTGGACATATGTTTGAAGTGGCAGCAGAAGTGCGAAAGCAGTTAAAAGGACTTCGCTATGACTGTACTCTTGTAAATGCCAGATTTGTGAAGCCGATGGATACGGAGATGCTGAGAAAGTTGGTAAAAACCCATCACCTTATTGCTGTCATTGAAGAAAATGTTCGGATCGGTGGTTTTGGTGAACAAGTACAAAGCTTTTTTAAAGAGGAAAATCTGGAAACAGAAGTACACGGATTTGCTATTCCGGATGAATATGTGGAGCATGGAAATGTTTCGGTATTAAGAAAAGAAGTTGGTTTATGTGCGGATACGATTGTAGAGCAGATTGTTGAAGCAGACAGAAAGCAGAGAGAAAGATCATGA
- a CDS encoding polyprenyl synthetase family protein — protein sequence MNFKEICSEKVKEIEGILTKYLPETTGLQSRIMEAMEYSLMAGGKRLRPMLMLETYRIFGGEGETIQPFMAAQEMIHTYSLVHDDLPAMDNDEYRRGRKTTHIVYGEDMGILAGDALLNYAFETAVKAFEIAPQQSGAIGRALKILSEKAGIYGMIGGQVVDVQSSGKVISREVLDFIYELKTGALIESSMMIGAVLAGASDEEVSKVEKIAKRVGMAFQIQDDVLDVTSTAEILGKPILSDEKNEKTTYVTILGLEGAQKEVKRLSDEALALLFELPGEKDYLETLIRELIHREK from the coding sequence ATGAATTTTAAAGAAATCTGTTCAGAAAAAGTAAAGGAAATCGAAGGAATATTAACAAAATATCTTCCGGAAACAACAGGCTTGCAGAGCAGGATCATGGAAGCTATGGAGTATAGCCTGATGGCTGGGGGAAAAAGGCTGCGTCCGATGCTGATGCTTGAGACTTACCGCATATTTGGCGGAGAGGGAGAAACAATCCAGCCGTTCATGGCAGCACAGGAAATGATTCACACATATTCGCTTGTACACGATGATCTTCCGGCGATGGATAATGATGAGTATCGCCGCGGGAGAAAAACAACTCATATTGTGTACGGAGAAGATATGGGAATTCTTGCAGGAGATGCACTTTTAAATTACGCATTTGAGACAGCTGTCAAAGCGTTTGAAATTGCACCGCAGCAAAGTGGAGCAATTGGCCGTGCACTTAAGATTCTTTCCGAAAAAGCCGGTATTTACGGAATGATCGGAGGACAGGTCGTAGATGTGCAGTCGAGCGGGAAAGTGATTTCAAGAGAGGTGCTTGATTTTATCTATGAATTGAAAACAGGCGCACTGATCGAAAGCTCTATGATGATTGGGGCAGTTCTTGCAGGAGCTTCAGATGAAGAAGTCAGCAAGGTGGAGAAAATTGCGAAGAGAGTCGGTATGGCATTTCAGATACAAGATGATGTGCTGGACGTGACAAGTACTGCAGAGATACTGGGCAAGCCGATTTTAAGCGATGAAAAAAATGAAAAGACAACTTATGTGACCATTCTGGGATTAGAAGGAGCTCAAAAAGAAGTGAAGCGGCTGTCAGATGAGGCGTTGGCGCTTCTGTTTGAACTTCCGGGAGAAAAGGATTATCTGGAGACTCTGATCCGGGAATTGATCCACAGAGAAAAATAG
- the xseB gene encoding exodeoxyribonuclease VII small subunit, with protein MTDRETAKEQETRTLEESFQALEQVMSEMSKEDVSLEESFALYHQGVKLLQECNQKIDAVEKKMLLLDEEGEIHEF; from the coding sequence ATGACAGATAGAGAAACAGCAAAGGAACAGGAGACAAGAACACTTGAGGAAAGCTTTCAGGCGCTGGAACAGGTAATGTCCGAGATGTCAAAAGAGGATGTTTCACTGGAAGAGTCTTTTGCACTGTATCATCAAGGGGTAAAGCTTCTGCAGGAATGCAATCAGAAGATTGATGCGGTTGAGAAGAAGATGCTTCTGTTAGATGAAGAAGGTGAAATACATGAATTTTAA
- the xseA gene encoding exodeoxyribonuclease VII large subunit, producing MQHVYTVKQVNAYIKNMFTQDFMLNRIAVKGEVSNCKYHSSGHIYFSLKDASGVIACVMFAGNRGGLAFRMTEGQQVIVMGSVSTYERDGRYQLYAREIRLDGEGVLYERFQALRQELDEMGMFAAEYKQPIPKYVRKVGIVTAPTGAAVRDIMNIASRRNPYVQLILYPALVQGEGAAKSIVRGIQALDAYGVDVIIAGRGGGSIEDLWAFNEECVARAIFDCHTPVISAVGHETDITIADFVADLRAPTPSAAAELAVYEYGQTKTDMEEIRFTMRKYLMEQIQKARHESERYLLKLRLSHPGNQLRTKKQQLTETEDRIRYLMEHKITEERNRILLCTEQMKRLSPLERLSGGYAFVSKSDGKPVRKISDVQEKDRMQIYLKDGMIEAEVISVKEEGYDR from the coding sequence ATGCAGCATGTATATACGGTAAAACAAGTCAATGCTTATATTAAAAATATGTTTACACAGGACTTTATGCTGAACCGGATTGCAGTGAAAGGAGAAGTGTCCAATTGTAAATATCATTCATCCGGACACATATATTTTTCATTAAAAGATGCGTCAGGAGTCATTGCCTGCGTAATGTTTGCGGGCAACAGAGGCGGTCTGGCGTTTCGGATGACAGAAGGGCAGCAGGTCATCGTAATGGGAAGTGTAAGCACTTATGAGCGGGACGGAAGATACCAGCTCTATGCAAGAGAGATCAGGCTGGACGGAGAAGGTGTTTTATACGAGCGGTTTCAGGCGCTTCGGCAGGAACTTGACGAAATGGGGATGTTTGCTGCGGAATATAAACAGCCGATTCCCAAATATGTTCGCAAGGTAGGGATTGTAACGGCGCCGACCGGCGCAGCGGTAAGAGATATTATGAATATTGCATCCAGGCGCAACCCCTATGTGCAGCTGATCTTATACCCGGCGCTTGTCCAGGGAGAGGGAGCTGCAAAGAGTATTGTCCGGGGAATCCAGGCGTTGGATGCTTATGGTGTCGATGTGATTATTGCAGGAAGAGGCGGAGGGTCCATTGAGGATCTTTGGGCTTTTAATGAAGAATGTGTGGCGAGGGCAATTTTTGATTGCCATACACCTGTTATTTCGGCAGTAGGACATGAAACAGATATAACAATTGCGGATTTTGTTGCAGACTTGAGAGCACCTACGCCTTCTGCCGCAGCAGAACTGGCTGTGTATGAATATGGTCAGACAAAGACTGACATGGAAGAAATCCGCTTTACAATGCGAAAGTATCTGATGGAACAAATTCAGAAAGCGAGACATGAGAGTGAGCGGTATCTTCTGAAACTTCGTCTGAGTCATCCGGGGAACCAGCTGCGAACGAAAAAACAGCAGCTGACAGAGACAGAGGATCGGATCAGATATTTGATGGAGCATAAGATTACGGAGGAACGCAATCGTATTTTGCTCTGCACGGAGCAGATGAAACGTCTGTCTCCGCTAGAGCGGCTCAGTGGAGGATATGCTTTTGTCAGTAAGTCAGATGGGAAACCTGTCAGAAAAATCAGCGATGTGCAGGAAAAAGACCGGATGCAGATTTACCTTAAGGATGGCATGATTGAGGCAGAAGTGATATCCGTGAAGGAGGAAGGCTATGACAGATAG
- the nusB gene encoding transcription antitermination factor NusB, with protein sequence MGRSELREHIFRILFQIEFHDVKELEEQIELYFEQLEQIKDKDKTYIKEKYEKIFGMQDEIDGKINEAASGWKTSRMNRADLAILRLAVYEMLYDEDIPVGVAINEAVELAKKYSSEEGPAFINGILGKLSKTE encoded by the coding sequence ATGGGAAGATCAGAGTTACGGGAACACATTTTCAGAATACTGTTTCAGATAGAATTTCACGATGTGAAGGAGCTGGAGGAACAGATAGAACTGTATTTCGAGCAGTTAGAGCAGATAAAAGACAAAGACAAGACATATATTAAAGAGAAGTACGAAAAGATTTTCGGGATGCAGGATGAGATTGATGGTAAGATCAATGAAGCTGCGTCCGGATGGAAGACTTCAAGAATGAACAGAGCGGACCTTGCGATCCTCCGACTTGCAGTATACGAGATGCTTTATGATGAAGATATCCCGGTGGGAGTTGCGATTAATGAGGCAGTAGAGCTGGCAAAGAAATACAGCAGTGAAGAAGGCCCGGCATTTATTAATGGAATTTTAGGAAAATTATCAAAGACAGAATAA
- a CDS encoding Asp23/Gls24 family envelope stress response protein has translation MGKTEERNIYTIQADENIGEVKIADEVVAIIAGLAAMDVEGVSSMAGNATRELISKLGMRTLSKGVRVDVLDGVVTVALALNLKYGYSIMEVCKKVQDKVKTAIENMTGLSVADVNIRIVSVDMEEA, from the coding sequence ATGGGAAAGACAGAAGAACGTAATATTTATACGATACAGGCAGATGAGAATATTGGAGAAGTAAAGATTGCAGATGAAGTTGTTGCGATCATTGCGGGACTGGCGGCAATGGATGTAGAAGGAGTCTCCTCTATGGCAGGCAATGCAACGAGAGAACTGATCAGTAAGCTTGGGATGCGGACATTATCAAAAGGTGTCAGAGTGGACGTGCTTGACGGTGTTGTGACGGTGGCATTGGCACTGAATCTGAAGTATGGCTACAGCATTATGGAAGTATGTAAGAAAGTACAGGACAAAGTAAAGACTGCAATCGAAAATATGACAGGACTTTCCGTAGCGGATGTGAATATCCGGATTGTCAGTGTAGACATGGAAGAGGCATAG
- a CDS encoding peptide chain release factor 3 produces the protein MSNITNEIKKRRTFAIISHPDAGKTTLTEKFLLYGGAINQAGSVKGKATAKHAVSDWMEIEKERGISVTSSVLQFEYGGYCINILDTPGHQDFSEDTYRTLMAADSAVMVIDASKGVEAQTRKLFKVCVMRHIPIFTFINKMDREARDTFELLDDIEKELGIATCPVNWPIGSGKEFKGVFDREHKEIELFFDTRKGTSMGEVKKVSLDDLSLEELLVPGQRETLEEEIELLDGASAEFDQELVDKGQLSPVFFGSALTNFGVETFLQHFLRMTSSPLPRMSDQGAIDPMTEPDFSAFVFKIQANMNKAHRDRIAFMRICSGEFDAGMDVWHIQGNKKVRLSQPQQMMASERKMIDKAYGGDIIGIFDPGIFSIGDTVTLSPKKFAYEGIPTFAPEHFARVRQVDTMKRKQFVKGINQIAQEGAIQIFQEYNTGMEEIIVGVVGVLQFDVLKYRLENEYNVEIRLDTLPYEYIRWIENEEIDMDKIKGTSDMKKIKDLKDRPLLLFVNSWSIRMVEERNEGLILSEFGRS, from the coding sequence ATGTCAAATATTACAAATGAAATAAAAAAGAGAAGAACGTTTGCAATCATTTCCCATCCGGATGCAGGAAAGACTACCCTGACAGAAAAATTTCTGTTATATGGAGGAGCGATCAATCAGGCGGGAAGTGTAAAGGGAAAAGCAACAGCAAAGCATGCAGTTTCTGACTGGATGGAAATTGAGAAAGAAAGAGGTATTTCCGTTACGTCATCTGTTCTTCAGTTTGAGTACGGCGGATATTGTATTAATATTTTGGATACGCCTGGGCATCAGGATTTCTCAGAGGATACGTATCGTACATTGATGGCAGCTGATTCTGCGGTAATGGTGATTGATGCCAGCAAAGGTGTGGAGGCTCAGACGAGAAAACTATTCAAAGTCTGCGTGATGCGCCACATTCCGATTTTTACTTTTATTAATAAAATGGACCGGGAGGCCCGCGATACATTTGAGCTTTTGGATGATATTGAAAAAGAGCTTGGGATCGCTACCTGCCCGGTCAATTGGCCGATCGGTTCCGGAAAAGAATTTAAAGGTGTTTTTGACCGTGAGCATAAGGAAATTGAACTGTTCTTTGATACAAGGAAAGGAACCTCTATGGGTGAGGTAAAGAAAGTATCACTGGATGATCTGTCTCTGGAGGAGCTTCTTGTACCGGGACAGAGGGAGACACTGGAAGAAGAGATTGAACTGTTAGACGGTGCAAGTGCGGAGTTTGATCAGGAACTTGTAGATAAAGGGCAGCTGTCTCCGGTGTTCTTTGGTTCTGCGTTAACAAACTTCGGTGTGGAAACATTTTTACAGCATTTCCTGCGCATGACATCATCCCCGCTTCCGCGTATGTCTGACCAGGGAGCAATTGATCCGATGACAGAGCCTGATTTTTCCGCTTTTGTTTTTAAAATTCAGGCAAATATGAATAAAGCGCATCGTGACAGAATTGCATTTATGCGTATTTGCTCCGGAGAGTTTGACGCCGGTATGGATGTATGGCATATCCAGGGAAATAAAAAAGTGCGTCTTTCACAGCCGCAGCAGATGATGGCAAGTGAACGAAAGATGATTGATAAAGCCTATGGCGGAGACATCATTGGAATTTTTGATCCGGGTATTTTCTCCATTGGCGATACGGTAACATTGTCTCCAAAGAAATTTGCCTATGAAGGAATTCCGACATTTGCGCCGGAACATTTCGCAAGAGTACGCCAGGTGGATACAATGAAACGAAAACAGTTTGTAAAAGGAATTAATCAGATTGCGCAGGAAGGTGCGATTCAGATTTTCCAGGAATATAACACCGGAATGGAAGAGATTATTGTCGGTGTAGTCGGTGTCCTTCAGTTTGATGTTTTAAAATACAGGCTGGAGAATGAATATAATGTGGAGATCCGACTTGATACGCTACCGTATGAATATATCCGCTGGATTGAAAATGAAGAGATTGATATGGACAAGATCAAAGGAACTTCTGATATGAAGAAGATCAAAGACTTAAAAGACCGTCCGCTGCTGTTGTTTGTAAATAGCTGGAGTATCCGGATGGTAGAAGAAAGAAATGAAGGTTTGATTCTTTCTGAATTCGGACGCTCATAG
- a CDS encoding SpoIIIAH-like family protein, giving the protein MKKLARKNQIIVTGLALMIAAAGYLNYSGKLFPEKTDTEVSSDLANKELLDLSDEDAALETAEIVSQDGEPEGTPGEAVLTSGIVAEAKIAREQVRAQNKETLSAIIDNANISEAEKQEAIGQLVKMTGIAEKEVAAETLLASKGFQDAVVSLTENSADVVVAQTELTEANRAQILDIVSRKAEIAPEHIVINPVRETKNAEGEEKAEETLEEGTAE; this is encoded by the coding sequence TTGAAAAAATTAGCAAGGAAGAACCAAATTATTGTTACTGGTCTGGCATTGATGATTGCTGCTGCGGGATATTTGAATTATTCTGGGAAATTGTTCCCGGAAAAAACAGATACGGAAGTGAGCAGTGATCTTGCAAACAAGGAATTACTGGATCTCTCGGATGAAGATGCAGCTTTGGAAACGGCTGAGATTGTAAGTCAGGATGGGGAGCCGGAGGGAACACCGGGAGAAGCTGTTTTGACAAGCGGTATCGTGGCGGAAGCAAAGATTGCAAGAGAACAGGTGCGCGCCCAGAATAAAGAGACGCTGTCTGCAATTATTGATAATGCCAATATCAGTGAAGCGGAAAAACAAGAAGCGATCGGGCAGCTTGTAAAAATGACTGGAATCGCAGAGAAAGAAGTGGCAGCAGAAACATTGCTGGCATCAAAAGGATTTCAAGATGCGGTCGTCAGTCTGACTGAGAATTCAGCAGATGTGGTAGTTGCCCAGACAGAGCTGACGGAGGCAAACCGGGCGCAGATTCTCGATATTGTAAGCCGCAAAGCAGAAATTGCACCGGAGCATATTGTTATTAATCCTGTGCGGGAAACAAAAAACGCAGAAGGAGAGGAGAAGGCGGAAGAAACATTAGAAGAGGGGACGGCGGAATAG
- a CDS encoding stage III sporulation protein AG, which produces MTFIKQMKERPRQLLMIFLVGLLLLVISLPVEEKKEEIDSEQCLSEIKEDAYAKQLENKLEQVLTEMEGVGQVRVMLTFQESSEKIVEKDENNTVYERPQTGGEMPYIVQEVFARPSGILVIAEGGKNAVTVQNIREAVQALFGVEAHKIKIMKMRKSS; this is translated from the coding sequence ATGACATTTATCAAACAGATGAAAGAACGGCCGAGGCAGTTGCTTATGATATTTTTAGTTGGACTGCTGCTGCTTGTGATCTCTCTTCCGGTGGAAGAAAAAAAGGAGGAAATAGATTCGGAACAATGCTTGTCAGAAATAAAAGAAGATGCATATGCAAAGCAGCTCGAAAATAAATTAGAACAAGTACTAACGGAGATGGAAGGGGTGGGGCAGGTCAGAGTCATGCTGACCTTTCAGGAATCTTCAGAAAAAATTGTGGAGAAAGACGAGAACAATACTGTTTATGAGCGTCCGCAGACAGGTGGTGAGATGCCTTATATTGTGCAGGAAGTATTTGCAAGACCTTCAGGGATTCTTGTGATTGCGGAAGGAGGAAAAAATGCGGTTACAGTGCAGAATATAAGAGAAGCAGTACAGGCATTATTTGGAGTTGAGGCACATAAGATAAAAATAATGAAAATGAGAAAATCAAGCTAG
- a CDS encoding stage III sporulation protein AF: MKYLYQWVENLAYCLILMTAVQHILPGESYRNYIRFFSGLIMVLMLITPILDLFGMKGEVWQMYRREEALQMRKMEQLMERYESGFGQSSLEEAKEEERR; the protein is encoded by the coding sequence ATGAAATATTTGTATCAATGGGTGGAAAATCTGGCATATTGTCTGATACTGATGACGGCAGTACAGCATATCCTTCCGGGTGAGTCTTATCGAAATTATATTCGTTTTTTCTCCGGGCTTATTATGGTGCTGATGCTTATCACACCGATTCTTGATCTGTTTGGAATGAAAGGAGAAGTCTGGCAAATGTATCGCCGGGAGGAAGCGCTTCAAATGCGGAAAATGGAGCAGCTGATGGAAAGATATGAAAGTGGTTTTGGGCAGAGTTCTTTGGAAGAAGCGAAGGAGGAAGAGAGAAGATGA